Proteins encoded within one genomic window of Corvus moneduloides isolate bCorMon1 chromosome 20, bCorMon1.pri, whole genome shotgun sequence:
- the SKA2 gene encoding spindle and kinetochore-associated protein 2: METAVTRLETLFQKAESDLDYIQHRVEFEILKSLPDDTAAEENPVALLKELPVLKSRYKSLCVQMEKISMEQKESMESIRAALEKTMEIVQALQQRTELESLPLSAEEQTAAQQLNLQAGKEVGLPVEEPSCPGPTVPDSAEDPQFKPLTEETFMSVPRSVRSTVKLADLNYLYKGLFNHFVVKKNRAALSISQMNKMNMKATDSRIQILKELGIVELNKQGNVKLAV, encoded by the exons TTCCAGAAAGCAGAATCTGATCTGGATTATATTCAGCACAGAGTGGAGTTTGAAATATTGAAAAGTCTTCCTGATGATACAGCAGCAGAG GAGAATCCAGTTGCTCTCCTGAAAGAACTCCCAGTGCTGAAATCCCGTTACAAAtccctgtgtgtgcagatggaaaaaatttCCATGGAGCAGAAGGAATCCATGGAGAGCATCCGTGCTGCCCTGGAGAAAACAATGGAGATAGTTCAGGCACTGCAGCAACGAACTGAACTGGAG agcttgCCTCTGTCAGCAGAAGAACAGACTGCAGCTCAGCAGTTAAACTTGCAAGCTGGAAAAGAAGTGGGATTGCCAGTGGAAGAG ccaTCCTGTCCAGGACCTACAGTCCCTGACTCAGCTGAAG ACCCCCAGTTCAAACCATTGACTGAGGAAACATTTATGAGTGTGCCCAGGAGCGTCAGAAGCACTGTCAAATTAGCAGACTTGAACTATTTGTACAAGGGGTTATTTAACCACTTCGTTGTAAAGAAGAACAG agcagcactgagtaTTTCACAGATGAACAAGATGAATATGAAAGCCACTGACTCAAGAATTCAAATCCTGAAAGAACTCGGGATTGTGGAACTCAACAAACAAGGAAATGTTAAATTAGCTGTGTAA